In Fibrobacter sp. UWB15, the following proteins share a genomic window:
- a CDS encoding thiamine phosphate synthase, giving the protein MRLWLTTSPDDFASEFDDIEQMFSRGLSRLILSKRGRGGSPYATENDYERWLMALPMECRDRIWVRGTPDLAERLDVRGCLTEAGSLLGDVPESWKRVNTVAFCRDMDQLEQLPQWVAGALIGPIFQPQSVFEPVKFHGVETLANKLTTIASSDSAKIPQIIAFGGIDHENLDDIKKLPLQGISVLGGIWNYADPVNAFIKLSRAM; this is encoded by the coding sequence ATGCGATTGTGGCTTACGACATCTCCTGACGATTTTGCTTCGGAATTTGATGACATAGAACAGATGTTTTCCCGCGGGCTTTCGAGGTTGATTCTCTCGAAGCGGGGAAGAGGCGGTTCTCCATATGCAACGGAAAACGATTACGAACGTTGGCTCATGGCACTCCCGATGGAATGCCGCGACCGAATCTGGGTCCGCGGTACTCCCGATTTGGCGGAACGCTTGGATGTTCGTGGCTGTTTGACCGAGGCGGGCTCTTTGTTGGGAGATGTGCCTGAAAGCTGGAAACGCGTGAATACGGTTGCCTTTTGCCGCGACATGGATCAGCTGGAACAGCTGCCGCAGTGGGTGGCCGGGGCGCTTATTGGACCGATTTTCCAGCCGCAATCGGTTTTTGAACCGGTAAAATTTCACGGAGTCGAAACGCTTGCAAATAAATTAACGACAATTGCGTCGTCTGATTCCGCTAAAATTCCCCAGATTATCGCGTTCGGCGGCATCGATCACGAGAACCTGGACGATATCAAGAAACTTCCCTTACAGGGAATCTCCGTGCTGGGTGGTATCTGGAACTACGCCGACCCGGTAAACGCTTTTATCAAGCTCAGCAGAGCAATGTGA
- a CDS encoding acyl-CoA dehydratase activase, producing the protein MSNLKNDLWVGVDVGSTTVKIAVVDPETNKLLHYTYQRHNAMQAQKVFEVLREAHGLFPDKNFRVAFCGSGGQPFAEATHAFFVQEVVANALAVRATYPESRVAIELGGQDAKVVFFEKDKTTGKLIASDMRMNGVCAGGTGAFIDQVAELLRIKTEAFEGFAKRGQKVYEISGRCGVFAKTDIQPMLNNGIAKEDIALSSFHAIAKQTIGGLAQGMEIKPPVIFEGGPLTFNPTLVRAFKERLGINDEQAIVPEHSEVLVAMGAALSLGSMFADQECQYRREGSLDALIHFNETRQAENKAKAAADLFFKNEAEYKMFLEEHKMAGNHYPQPVSGSTLNVYLGIDAGSTTTKFVLMDEQENIVDGFYASNNGEPLQVLKNALNELSDRYEEYGCKLNILGVGTTGYGEQLFAKAVHADFHTVETVAHANAAQKICPDVSFILDIGGQDMKAISVQDGVVTGIILNEACSSGCGSFIETYARSLGIPMEKIAELAFNAKSPSQLGSRCTVFMNSSIITEQRDGKQPEDIIAGICRSIINNVFTKVIRIRNLNTLGKKVVVQGGTFKNNAVLRAFEQYTGLKPIRPERPGEMGAIGIALLTKKFMEEKRKTEPELKSRFIGLDAMKTFSWHNQPGQLCQYCTNHCSRTIVTFSDGQSFVTGNRCERGEVTADPNDPKTKALIAEINKKMQSVPDMIKRTNQLLVKDYAPAKLVENNGKTIGIPRVLEFWASLPFWKAFFTSLGYTVVVSRQSDYKMFEAGLHSVPSDTVCFPAKLVHGHVLSLIEKKVDRIFFPMMVAVPSDHTKFTATSVCPVVQAYPNVCKNTDEPEKNYGVPMDQPIFHWFNAKLRRSQTIDWFHENWKLDKKLLDKAVTEGEKALNNYRTTLLEEGQKILDDVRAKNSFAVVIAGRPYHADTLINHNIASHFTAMGIPVLTTESLPGVFDQDVPSHTRIEIKNTFHLRMIGATMIAAKDPNIELAQIVSFGCGHDSILTDEMMRMLHLDSNKEMLMLKLDEGDARGPVGIRVKSFIETVKARRAANLPDKPESNEPLFHTPFLPEDKKRRRILTPNLSPAFTVLASEYMKREGYIAEYLPVADRKAIELGKKFVHNDICFPCQVNIGEALRWLVDHPEVPQNQVSMCLAKNCENCRAVQYAVLARKALDEAGFKDVTIITTGVDYKGMHPGFQLGLDFRLHMLWGLVTMDAIETMYRAVRPYEVNAGDTQKVYDEWMPKVIGVAGHLSTMQLVRPSKLIEVFEQCIEAFNGIEITEERKKGIRKPRVAVLGEILMNYHPSANGFVENYLMNNGMEVYLPGMTDFFRVDEVVREEKIKRGFSANPMMDRLEGGVTSKVYTHAVETARKSMHKFKLYEHHADCVELKDYVSDIIDPTYNTGEGWMIPGEILYNSKHGINSYIILQPFACLANHISGRGLTKAVKERCPHIQVLSLDYDPDTSFANIENRLQMLIINARELEKANAEA; encoded by the coding sequence ATGAGCAATTTGAAGAACGATTTATGGGTCGGCGTGGACGTTGGTTCCACCACTGTGAAAATCGCGGTTGTCGATCCAGAGACCAACAAGCTTTTGCACTATACTTACCAGCGCCACAATGCCATGCAGGCACAGAAGGTTTTCGAGGTGCTGCGTGAGGCCCACGGACTTTTCCCCGATAAGAATTTCAGAGTCGCCTTCTGCGGCAGTGGCGGTCAGCCCTTCGCCGAAGCTACCCACGCCTTCTTTGTACAAGAAGTCGTCGCAAACGCACTCGCGGTGCGCGCCACCTACCCAGAATCTAGGGTCGCTATTGAACTCGGTGGTCAAGACGCCAAAGTCGTCTTCTTCGAAAAAGACAAGACCACCGGCAAGCTCATTGCCTCTGACATGCGTATGAACGGCGTGTGCGCCGGCGGTACGGGTGCATTTATCGACCAGGTGGCCGAACTTTTGCGCATCAAGACCGAAGCCTTCGAAGGCTTTGCCAAGCGTGGCCAGAAGGTCTACGAAATTTCAGGCCGTTGCGGCGTGTTCGCGAAAACCGACATCCAGCCGATGCTCAACAACGGTATCGCCAAGGAAGATATCGCCCTTTCCAGCTTCCATGCCATCGCGAAGCAGACCATCGGTGGCCTTGCCCAGGGTATGGAAATCAAGCCGCCCGTGATTTTCGAAGGTGGCCCGCTCACGTTCAACCCGACGCTTGTCCGCGCCTTCAAGGAACGCCTGGGCATTAACGACGAACAGGCCATTGTACCGGAACACTCCGAAGTGCTCGTAGCCATGGGTGCAGCCCTATCCCTCGGCTCCATGTTCGCCGATCAGGAATGCCAGTACCGCCGGGAAGGCTCCCTGGACGCGCTCATCCACTTTAACGAAACGCGCCAGGCCGAAAACAAGGCCAAGGCCGCTGCCGACTTGTTCTTCAAGAACGAAGCCGAATACAAGATGTTCCTCGAAGAACACAAGATGGCCGGCAACCACTACCCGCAGCCCGTATCGGGCTCTACGCTCAACGTTTACCTGGGTATCGACGCAGGTTCTACCACCACGAAGTTCGTGCTCATGGACGAACAAGAAAACATCGTGGATGGTTTCTACGCGAGCAACAACGGCGAACCGCTGCAGGTGCTCAAGAACGCCTTGAACGAACTCAGCGACCGTTACGAAGAATACGGCTGCAAGCTCAACATTCTCGGTGTCGGTACGACCGGTTACGGTGAACAGCTCTTTGCGAAGGCCGTGCATGCCGACTTCCACACAGTGGAAACGGTCGCCCACGCCAACGCCGCCCAGAAGATTTGCCCCGACGTAAGCTTTATCCTCGACATCGGTGGCCAGGACATGAAGGCCATCTCCGTGCAGGACGGCGTGGTCACAGGTATCATTCTGAACGAAGCCTGCTCTTCCGGCTGCGGTTCGTTTATCGAAACGTATGCCCGCAGCCTCGGCATTCCGATGGAAAAGATTGCAGAACTCGCGTTCAACGCCAAGAGCCCCTCTCAGCTGGGTTCCCGCTGCACGGTGTTCATGAACAGTTCCATCATCACGGAACAGCGCGACGGCAAGCAGCCCGAAGACATTATCGCAGGCATCTGCCGCTCCATCATCAACAACGTTTTCACGAAGGTGATTCGTATCCGCAACCTGAACACACTCGGCAAGAAGGTCGTGGTGCAGGGCGGCACATTCAAGAACAACGCCGTTCTCCGCGCCTTCGAACAGTACACAGGCCTTAAGCCTATCCGTCCGGAACGCCCGGGTGAAATGGGCGCTATCGGTATCGCTCTTTTGACCAAGAAGTTCATGGAAGAAAAGCGCAAGACCGAACCGGAACTCAAGAGCCGCTTTATCGGGCTTGACGCCATGAAGACCTTCAGCTGGCACAACCAGCCGGGTCAGCTCTGCCAGTACTGCACCAACCATTGCTCGCGTACCATCGTGACCTTTAGCGATGGCCAAAGCTTTGTGACGGGTAACCGCTGCGAACGCGGCGAAGTCACCGCCGACCCGAACGATCCGAAGACCAAGGCGCTCATCGCCGAAATCAACAAGAAGATGCAGTCCGTGCCCGACATGATCAAGCGCACGAACCAGCTGTTGGTCAAGGACTACGCTCCGGCAAAGCTCGTCGAAAACAACGGCAAGACCATCGGTATTCCGCGAGTGCTCGAATTCTGGGCATCGCTCCCGTTCTGGAAGGCCTTCTTTACGAGCCTCGGCTACACCGTCGTGGTAAGCCGCCAGAGTGACTACAAGATGTTCGAAGCAGGGCTCCACAGCGTGCCCTCTGACACGGTTTGCTTCCCGGCAAAGCTTGTGCACGGCCACGTGCTCAGCCTCATTGAAAAGAAGGTCGACCGCATCTTCTTCCCGATGATGGTTGCAGTCCCGAGTGACCACACCAAGTTCACGGCAACGTCCGTTTGCCCCGTGGTGCAGGCCTACCCGAACGTGTGCAAGAACACCGACGAGCCCGAAAAGAACTACGGCGTTCCCATGGACCAGCCGATTTTCCACTGGTTCAACGCCAAGCTCCGCAGAAGCCAGACCATTGACTGGTTCCACGAAAACTGGAAGCTCGACAAGAAACTTTTGGACAAGGCCGTTACCGAAGGCGAGAAGGCACTCAACAACTACCGCACCACGCTTTTGGAAGAAGGCCAGAAGATCCTCGACGATGTACGCGCAAAGAACTCCTTTGCCGTGGTGATTGCAGGCCGCCCCTACCATGCGGACACGCTCATCAACCACAACATCGCAAGCCACTTTACCGCCATGGGCATTCCGGTGCTCACCACCGAATCGCTCCCCGGCGTTTTCGACCAAGATGTGCCGAGCCACACCCGTATCGAAATCAAGAACACCTTCCACTTGCGCATGATAGGTGCCACCATGATTGCAGCGAAGGACCCGAACATCGAACTTGCCCAGATTGTAAGCTTCGGTTGCGGACACGACTCGATTTTGACCGACGAAATGATGCGCATGCTGCACCTTGATTCCAATAAGGAAATGCTCATGCTCAAGCTCGACGAAGGCGATGCCCGCGGCCCCGTGGGAATCCGCGTCAAGAGCTTTATCGAAACGGTAAAGGCACGCCGTGCAGCGAACCTGCCCGACAAGCCCGAAAGCAACGAACCGCTGTTCCATACGCCGTTCTTGCCCGAAGACAAGAAGCGCCGTCGCATTCTGACACCGAACCTCTCCCCCGCCTTTACCGTGCTCGCCAGCGAGTACATGAAGCGGGAAGGCTACATCGCCGAATACCTGCCGGTGGCCGACCGCAAGGCCATCGAGCTCGGCAAGAAGTTCGTGCACAACGACATCTGCTTCCCCTGCCAGGTGAACATCGGCGAAGCCCTCCGCTGGCTCGTCGACCACCCCGAAGTTCCGCAGAACCAAGTTTCCATGTGCTTGGCGAAGAACTGCGAAAACTGCCGCGCCGTGCAGTACGCTGTACTAGCCCGTAAGGCTTTGGACGAAGCGGGCTTCAAGGATGTGACCATCATTACGACCGGTGTGGACTACAAGGGCATGCACCCGGGCTTCCAGCTGGGTCTGGACTTTAGACTCCACATGCTGTGGGGCCTTGTGACCATGGACGCTATCGAAACCATGTACCGTGCCGTGCGCCCCTACGAAGTGAACGCCGGCGACACCCAGAAGGTCTACGACGAATGGATGCCGAAGGTGATTGGCGTTGCAGGCCACCTCTCCACCATGCAACTCGTGCGCCCCTCCAAGCTCATCGAAGTCTTTGAACAGTGCATCGAAGCATTCAACGGTATCGAAATCACCGAAGAACGCAAGAAGGGCATCCGCAAGCCGCGCGTTGCCGTGCTTGGCGAAATCTTGATGAACTACCACCCGAGTGCAAACGGATTTGTGGAAAACTACCTGATGAACAACGGCATGGAAGTCTACCTGCCGGGCATGACAGACTTCTTCCGCGTCGACGAAGTGGTTCGCGAAGAAAAGATCAAGCGCGGATTCTCTGCAAACCCGATGATGGACCGTCTGGAAGGCGGCGTGACCAGCAAGGTCTATACCCACGCTGTAGAAACCGCTCGCAAGTCCATGCACAAGTTCAAACTCTACGAACATCATGCAGACTGCGTGGAACTCAAGGATTACGTGTCCGACATCATCGACCCCACCTACAACACGGGTGAAGGCTGGATGATTCCGGGCGAAATCCTGTACAACTCGAAGCACGGAATCAACAGCTACATCATTCTGCAGCCGTTTGCATGCCTTGCCAACCACATCTCTGGCCGCGGCCTTACCAAGGCAGTGAAGGAACGTTGCCCGCACATCCAGGTTTTGAGCCTCGACTACGACCCGGATACGAGCTTCGCGAACATCGAAAACCGCCTGCAGATGCTCATCATCAACGCCCGCGAACTAGAAAAAGCGAACGCCGAAGCATAG